The following proteins come from a genomic window of Flavobacteriaceae bacterium MAR_2010_188:
- a CDS encoding phosphoribosyl 1,2-cyclic phosphate phosphodiesterase, with amino-acid sequence MENGIKVTFLGTGTSQGVPVIGSNHPVCLSDDPRDKRLRVSVLVEWDKYSYVVDCGPDFRQQMLTNKVNKIDGIVFTHEHADHTAGLDDIRPFFFRQGNIPIYGHKRVLKALARRFDYIFETRNRYPGAPGVLPVEIIKEPFKVGNLKVTPIQGLHFKLQVFGFRFKDFAYLTDMKTLEQEEIKKLKNLKVLVLNALRQEPHISHFNLEEALEFIKLVKPERAYLTHISHLLGFHEAVEKELPENVFLAYDNLQIKI; translated from the coding sequence ATGGAGAACGGTATTAAAGTTACATTCTTAGGCACGGGAACCTCCCAAGGAGTGCCTGTTATCGGCAGCAATCACCCGGTTTGCTTGAGCGATGACCCTAGGGATAAAAGGCTTAGGGTTTCCGTTTTGGTAGAATGGGATAAGTACTCCTACGTGGTAGACTGTGGCCCTGATTTTAGGCAACAGATGCTCACTAATAAAGTCAATAAAATTGATGGCATTGTTTTTACTCACGAGCATGCGGACCATACTGCTGGTTTGGATGATATCCGGCCATTCTTCTTTAGACAGGGAAATATCCCAATTTACGGACATAAACGAGTGTTAAAGGCACTTGCAAGACGTTTTGACTATATTTTTGAAACCCGAAACAGATACCCTGGTGCTCCTGGTGTTTTACCGGTTGAAATTATTAAAGAACCGTTTAAGGTAGGAAATTTGAAAGTTACTCCTATCCAAGGATTACATTTTAAGCTTCAGGTTTTTGGATTTCGTTTTAAGGACTTTGCTTATTTAACCGACATGAAAACTTTGGAACAGGAAGAAATCAAAAAGCTTAAAAATCTTAAGGTTTTAGTATTGAATGCACTTCGGCAAGAACCGCATATTTCCCATTTTAACCTTGAAGAAGCATTAGAATTCATTAAGCTCGTTAAACCTGAAAGAGCTTATTTAACGCATATTAGTCATCTGCTAGGATTTCATGAAGCAGTAGAAAAAGAATTGCCGGAAAATGTTTTTCTGGCCTACGATAACCTTCAAATTAAAATATAG
- a CDS encoding SM-20-related protein gives METKFEEIISSFLERRVGISNKFLSSDLAFQLKENLLEHCENENLRLAGIGNNHLLSVDKSVRRDKIFWLDKKTENTYEKEFFKLVDEFVAYLNRTCFTSIRSYEFHYALYEKGAFYKRHLDQFRFDDSRVFSIIMYLNKDWQEMDGGALKIYIENDDQIISPDNQKCVFFKSNELEHEVLLSNFDRMSITGWLKTSI, from the coding sequence GTGGAAACTAAATTTGAAGAAATTATCTCTAGCTTTTTAGAAAGGCGAGTAGGTATATCGAACAAATTTCTTTCATCAGACTTAGCCTTTCAATTAAAGGAAAATCTCCTAGAACATTGTGAAAACGAAAATCTTCGACTTGCTGGTATTGGCAATAATCACCTGCTTAGTGTTGATAAATCTGTTAGGCGGGACAAGATATTTTGGTTAGATAAAAAAACCGAAAACACTTATGAAAAAGAATTCTTCAAGTTGGTCGATGAATTTGTGGCTTACCTAAACAGAACCTGTTTTACCAGTATAAGAAGTTACGAATTTCATTACGCTTTATATGAAAAAGGGGCATTCTATAAACGGCATCTTGATCAATTTCGATTTGACGATAGTCGGGTTTTTTCCATAATCATGTACCTAAATAAGGATTGGCAGGAAATGGACGGCGGAGCCCTTAAGATTTATATTGAAAATGATGATCAGATAATTTCGCCAGACAATCAAAAGTGTGTCTTCTTTAAGAGCAATGAGTTAGAGCACGAGGTGCTCTTATCTAACTTTGATAGAATGAGCATTACCGGCTGGTTGAAAACGTCAATTTAA
- a CDS encoding RNA polymerase, sigma subunit, ECF family: MKQELITDAVLVKNYINGNENSLSILITRHKQKIYSFIYSKVYDRDITEDIFQDTFIKVIKNLKLKKYNEEGKFLPWVMRIAHNLVIDHFRKNNRMPKFDNAGEFNIFSVLGDPSLNAERQMIKDQVELDVRRLIEELPEDQKEVLVMRIYRDMSFKEIADKTDVSINTALGRMRYALINLRKVIDKNNIVLTN, translated from the coding sequence ATGAAACAAGAACTTATCACTGATGCGGTTTTGGTAAAAAACTACATTAACGGCAATGAAAATTCGCTTTCAATTTTAATTACCCGTCACAAGCAGAAAATCTACAGCTTTATTTATTCTAAGGTTTATGATCGAGATATAACCGAAGATATCTTTCAAGATACTTTTATTAAGGTTATCAAAAATCTTAAGTTGAAAAAATACAACGAAGAAGGTAAATTTCTTCCTTGGGTTATGCGTATAGCTCATAATTTGGTTATTGACCATTTTAGGAAAAACAATCGCATGCCTAAATTTGATAACGCAGGCGAATTCAATATTTTCTCTGTTCTGGGTGATCCAAGTCTTAACGCTGAAAGACAAATGATTAAAGACCAGGTAGAATTAGATGTTAGAAGACTGATTGAAGAATTACCTGAAGATCAAAAGGAAGTACTTGTAATGCGTATTTATCGCGATATGAGCTTTAAGGAAATCGCGGATAAAACGGATGTTAGCATCAATACTGCATTAGGAAGAATGCGTTATGCATTGATTAACTTACGTAAGGTTATAGATAAAAATAACATTGTTTTAACCAACTAA
- a CDS encoding peroxiredoxin Q/BCP — protein MITLKPGDKAPEFNSEDQDGNQISLADYSGKKLVLFFYPKASTPGCTAEACNLNDNLEKFKSKGYEILGVSADNKKKQSSFRDKYKFGYPLLADEDKEVIKAYGVWGEKKFMGKTYDGINRTTFIIDENGLIEDVITKVKTKDHTEQILS, from the coding sequence ATGATAACTCTAAAACCGGGAGATAAAGCGCCAGAATTTAATTCAGAAGATCAAGACGGAAATCAAATTTCTTTAGCCGATTATAGTGGCAAAAAGCTGGTCTTGTTTTTTTATCCAAAAGCTAGCACGCCAGGTTGTACAGCAGAGGCGTGTAACCTAAATGACAACCTTGAAAAATTTAAGTCGAAAGGATATGAGATTTTGGGAGTAAGCGCAGATAACAAAAAGAAACAATCGAGCTTTAGAGATAAATATAAATTTGGATATCCACTTCTAGCGGATGAAGATAAAGAAGTTATTAAGGCTTACGGTGTCTGGGGTGAAAAAAAATTTATGGGCAAGACCTATGATGGGATTAATAGAACCACATTTATCATTGACGAAAATGGACTGATAGAAGATGTTATCACCAAGGTGAAAACAAAAGACCATACGGAGCAAATCTTATCTTAG
- a CDS encoding endonuclease-3, translating into MTKKERVEFVINTLNELYPEIPIPLDHKDPYTLLIAVLMSAQSTDVKVNQITPLLFARADNPYDMIKLSVEEIREIIKPVGLSPMKSKGIYGLSNILIEEHQGQVPQSFEALERLPAVGHKTASVVMSQAFNVPAFPVDTHIHRLMYRWNLSNGKNVVQTERDAKRLFPEELWNKLHLQIIWYGRQYSPARAWKLEKDIITKTIGRASVLKAHPEST; encoded by the coding sequence ATGACTAAAAAGGAACGGGTAGAATTTGTTATTAATACGTTAAATGAACTCTATCCTGAAATCCCTATACCTCTTGATCATAAGGACCCTTATACCCTTCTGATTGCGGTACTTATGTCGGCACAAAGTACCGATGTAAAAGTAAATCAGATTACTCCGCTCCTATTTGCTAGAGCAGATAATCCGTATGACATGATTAAATTATCTGTAGAAGAGATCAGAGAAATTATAAAACCGGTTGGACTTTCACCAATGAAAAGCAAAGGCATTTACGGTCTCTCTAATATTTTAATCGAAGAACACCAAGGACAAGTTCCTCAGAGTTTTGAGGCCTTAGAAAGATTGCCCGCCGTTGGACATAAGACTGCCTCCGTGGTAATGTCTCAAGCTTTTAATGTACCTGCATTTCCGGTAGATACTCATATACATCGATTAATGTATCGTTGGAACTTGAGCAATGGGAAAAATGTGGTACAGACAGAAAGGGATGCGAAAAGATTATTTCCAGAAGAATTATGGAACAAGCTTCATTTGCAAATAATTTGGTACGGACGACAATATAGTCCGGCCCGAGCCTGGAAACTAGAAAAAGATATAATCACCAAGACAATCGGCCGAGCTTCAGTTTTAAAGGCTCATCCAGAATCTACTTGA